The following is a genomic window from Thermocrinis jamiesonii.
AACCCCTGCCTTGATGATGGCGTCTGTGCAAGGTGGAGTGCGTCCGTAATGGACGCAAGGCTCTAAGGTAACGTAAAGGGTAGAGCCCTTTGCAGAATCTCCTGCGATCGCAAGAGCCTTAGCCTCAGCATGAGGCATTCCAGCCCTTTCATGATTGGCTTTGGCTATAATCTTGCCATCTTTGACTATCACACATCCAACGGTTGGGTTTGGGTGTGTTAAGCCCTTCCTTTCTTTGGCCAGCTCTAAGGCCAATCCCATAAAGTAAGCATCATCCATCAAAGGGATTCTTCCATAATTTCTTTCATTAGCTTTTCTACTTCCTCCGCCACTGGTTTTAATTCTGGTTCGTTATACATGTCAAGCATTGCAGTAGGTGCTATGGTGCTAACTACTGTTTTGTTGTCCCTTTGAAAGATAGCAATTCTACAGGGCATGGCGGTGGATATGAAGGCGTTTTTTGACAGCACCTGGCTTGCGTGCTTTGGAGAGCAAACTTCCACTATTATGCACTCGTAGTCTATAGGCACACCTTTGTTTTTTAGAATGTTAGAAACTTCATGCACAGACATAACGCCAAAGCCCTTTGCCTTAGCCTTCTCTTCTATAGCCTGTCTTACCTCTTGCACACTTTTCTCTGTTTCAAAGTTTATCAACATGCTTATACCTCCTCCTAAGGTCTTCTAAAAGCTTAGGATAAATTATATTCAAAGCGTCGTCTATTGCAAAACGTCTGCCAATATCCCCTTCCGCACCGGAGGGAAGAGAGTAAGAAACTTTCGCACCGTAGTTTTTTTCTTCACCTTTAAATTTGAGCTTAAAGGAA
Proteins encoded in this region:
- a CDS encoding DUF302 domain-containing protein, producing the protein MLINFETEKSVQEVRQAIEEKAKAKGFGVMSVHEVSNILKNKGVPIDYECIIVEVCSPKHASQVLSKNAFISTAMPCRIAIFQRDNKTVVSTIAPTAMLDMYNEPELKPVAEEVEKLMKEIMEESL